The nucleotide window AACGCGACGGTAAACCTAGGTAGCTCACTCGCGTCATTAGGACTCTGTGAAAACGACTTTATCCGAAAAGTGAAGAATGGCGAAACGTATGGTACGTATCCAGTGGTCATTGCGGTATGTTGTAAAGAACTCGGTATCGGAGTTGATGACTGCATGGTAGGTCTAGCTTATTCTGAACTAGTCCAACTAGTATATTCAGCTGTAAGGCTTAAAGCCATAAACTTTATAGAGGGACAAAAGCTAATCACTAGGCTACTAGAGAAATTGAGGATTGAAAACACTGAGTTTAAGCCTTTTTCACCCGTCCTTGATAACCTGAGTAAAAACCACGAGGTAAGAGAACCGAAGGTGTTTATGTCATGATGAAGATAGGGGTCTTAGGCCCAGTGGGCTCGGGGAAAACTACCTTAATCGAGTTCCTCACTGAGTACTTCGTCAGGAAGTTCGCTATATCAGTAGGGATAATCACTAACGATGTAGTCTCTAACCATGATGCAGTAAGGGTCTATGAAGAGCTAGTTGTCACTAAAAAAGTCCTACCTAAAGAAAATGTAGTGGGTCTTGTTACCGGCGGTTGCCCACACACGGCTATTAGAGAAGACCCTTCAATGAACTTAAGGGCACTGGAAAGGCTCACCAGGAGGGTAAGGTTAGACGTTATATTTATAGAAAGTGGAGGAGATAATGTAATGAGTACATTTAGCGGGCTACTAGCTGACTACACTATATTCGTTTTAGACACAGCTGCTGGTGATAAATACCCAGGTAAGGGCGGGTTAGGGATTTCTGAAAGCGACTTATTAGTAGTTAATAAGGTCGACCTAGCCCCTTATGTAGGTGCTGACCTGGAGAAAATGAAAAGAGACGCTGAAAAAGTAAGGAAAGGAAAACCTACAGTATTTGTGAGCCTTAAGACCGGAGAAGGTGTGGAAAGTCTAATAAACGTTTTAAAGGAGGAGTTATCAATTGAAGGGATCCTTAGAATTTGATGAGAATATGATAAAGAGGAACGGACCTCTGAACATATTCTCTTGTAACACTTACCTAGTAGTTACTAACCCTTCAGAGGTATTGGCCCATGAAGACGAGTTAATTGTTAAAATTTCCGGGAGGGACCTTAAGATAACTGACCAAGCTTATACCAAAATATTGAGAAAGAGTAATGTAAAAATAGTAGTAGAGGTCACGGGGGATAAGGTAGATTATTTCCCACACCCTATAATTTTTTATAATTCCAGCAGGGCTAGACTGTACACTAAGGTCGTAGTTAGGGAGAGGGCAAAGATAATAGAGGCATATATTTTAGGGCGTAAGGGCTCTATGGAGGAATTTGTTGAAGGAGACATTTTAGCTATCACTGAGGTTTTCTATGGGGATAAATTACTAATTTATGACGTGTTTAGGGGTGACGGCTATTACAAGAGCAGAAATATAATGGGTAAGGAAGCCCTACTTACGGTCTATGAAGTAGAAGACGGAGAATATAAATTTAATAAAATAATCACCGACTACCAAAACATAGACAAGACATGGCGAGACCTTACCGGGATATATTTCTAGTACCCTAACCACCAGTTTACAATACTCTCTAAGTTCTTCCTCAGGACCTCTTCTTTTTCTCTGACCTCTGAGATAAGACTAGTATCACCTTTGTATTCTTCGACCCACCTACTTACCATTTTACTGTCTACTTCTAGATGAAACTGTAGGGCCATTATTTGTCCAGTATTAAATGCCTGAAAGTACTTTTCACTATAGGCCAGTAGTTCCGATGAAGGGGGTAAGGTAAAAGTATCCCCGTGCCACTGGAATACTTCAATTTCTTTATCTCCGAGTCTAGGTAAAAGCTTTACCTTACTTATCCCGATTTCCGGTCCGAAAATGCCCTTTTTAACACTCCCACCCAAGGAGGCTGAAATTAGTTGCGAGCCGAGGCAAATGCCCAGCACCTTTTTCCCTTCTCGCATAGCCTTTCTAATTAGCTCCATTTCGGTGTATAAGAAGGGGTATTTTTCAGCTTCATATACACCCATAGGACCTCCCATAATTACAAGTATATCGAAGTCTTCATTTCCCTTAAGTTCTGTCGCCATCTTCTCTTTAACTTTGAACCCCCTCTCGTTAAGGACCTCCGCTAGGTTTCCCATTCCCTCTATCGGATGGTTTAATATTCCTAAAACGTACATTGCTATACCACTATAACCTCGACATTTATATAATTTTTTAACGTTAAATTTTCTTTATCTCCTCGAATCCCTCTACGTCTTTAAGATGTTCCCTCAATACATTCTCGTCAATGTTTTCAAGGTTTATTTTCCCTTCTTTAACTAGCTTCACTAACTTATCTGTTACCTCCATATATTTATCAGCGGGTATGGAACCAATCACTTTACCGATTTTCTTGTTCCCCCCACCGACCACAACGTTCAGCCTGACATCACCTCTATTTGCGATAGCACCAAATCCTAGATCCATAACCCAATGTTTACCGCAAGAGTGAGTACATCCGCTAAACGAAATTCTTATATTAATCCCTTCATCCTTAAGCCTCTCATAAACTTTAGATGCCATCTCGGTCGTAGGAACTAAAGCAGGTGGGCAATAGTCGTTACCTATACATGAGTTTACATTGAATGACCTTTTCCATATATTAGTATCTGTAATTTCGTTTGGCGCTCTCAGTTTAACTGAATAGTCATTAGCCGTTATCGGAATATATAGTTCTTGAGTATTAAACAAGTAGCCGTAGCCTAGATTCCTCCTCATTACAGAAACGATTTCTGGGATGTCTTGAATATCCAACCAACCACCAATTGGCTTAACCCTAAGTAGTCTCTCAACTGACATAAACTTGTTTACCGTTATATTTTCTTTCAATGGAGGTAAGGTCGGTGCTATATCGTTAGCCTCTTTGATTATCATTTCTTTAATTTTATCTTCTCCATATTTTTCTACAATATGTTTGAAACCCCTCTTTTCGTTTTCTCTCTTCAATATATTTGCTACTGCTACGCAAATTGGTAGTAACTTGTCTAGGGTTACGTCAGTAAATAGTGTTTTCGCTTCAAAGGCTTTCTCTCCTATACCTCCTCCTACCATAACGTCAAACTTACCGTTATTTTTACCTACTATTCCTACATCCATAATTACGGGATGAGCACAGCCAACTTCACATGCTGATATTGATATCTTAACTCTTTTAGGTAAGTTCGGATATTCGTATTCCTTATTGTACCTAAAAAAATTAGAAATATATATAGCTACTTTCTCAGCGTCTACATTAGCTTTAGGACATATTTGCGATAAACACGGGATTACATTTCTCACAGAAGCACCGCAAGAGTCTCTTGGACTTAGACCTACGGATTCTAATTTTGCTAATATCTCATCAAGGTGCTTCATATCTATTCCATAGAGTTCTACATCTCCTCTAGACGTTAAATGGATTTTATTATTACCATAATCTCTTGTAATTTCTACAAGTTTTTCAAATTGCTCTGCTGTCCATTGAGAAGGATCTCTTCCTTTTCCTTGTCTTATCCTTATCGAGATAAGTGGATTATCCCCCCTACTAGTATATATTCCTTCGTATCTTCTAGGATAAAATAACTTGTATTTATCTTTAAAAGATATACTCATTATGCGAAATATCATGAAATAATAAATAAACTAATACCCTCATTTGATTAAACATTTTTAAAATATCATTATAATTATTTTTAGTTGAATTAAGGGGCTACTAACGTTTAGTATTCTATAGCATATTTAATAATTTATTTTCTTTATTCCCGTCCTTTGTGTTTATACTTTTGAACATAGTACAAATAAATACCTGATAAGATTAATATATCGTTTAACATAAATCGCTTTTATGAGAGATGTAGATTCAATTATAGTCAATCCTGAGATCCTACCTGTCCCCAAGGAAATAAAGAAGTGGAAAGCTCCTGACTACACAATGGCATGGATTACAATGTCAGTAGGTGTTCTTACGTGGGAATATCCTTGGTTCGGGATATTTTTGGGTATACCTTGGTATCTTGCACTTAGCCTAGAATTTTTGGGAAACTTACTGACCTTAGTCCCTATGATAATCCAGTCTCATGCAGGTGCAAAATATGGAATAGCTGAGCCTCAAGTTACACGGAGTAGATGGGGTATATGGGGTGCTCAATTACCCTCGATAATAAGAGCGATTATAGGAACAGGATGGTGGGGTATTAACGTGTTCATAATAACCGAGATCATAGTCGGACTTTACCTTAAGCTTTCTGGAAATTTAACGTCCGTTGTAGGTCCTTTACTCAAAAGTGGACAAGCTAATTCATTCACTATATCTCTTGCCGATCCTTCACTTTTCTGGGTAGTTTTCGTTTCAGTAATTTTAGCTGAAATAGGAATACTGTATTATTCTCCCGTACTTAAAGGACAAGAGCCGTTAAGAAAGATGAGTTGGGTTGTAGCACCTATAGTAATGTTGTCTCTAATCTCGATATTCGCGTTTGAAGCTACTAAATATGGTCTAAGTTTTACATTACCCACGACCTTCAATGCTTCTCTACCTACAATCTTAGCATATTTAGGAGGGAACATGGCAAGTTGGCTGACAATGGCTATATCGATGCCTGACTTAACGAGATTTGCAGTAAATCAAAGGGCTCAAATATTCGGACAAGTGATATTGCCATTCACTTATGCTATATTCGGACTTTTTGGTATAATAGGGTCTGGAATAGTGTATTCCTCAACCCATCTCCTCGTCATAGATCCAGTCCTGCTCACTTTATTAACTGCACCTGCTCCGATTTCGATTTTATTACTAACTCCACTTTTAATAGAGACTTTCGCAGTTAATACACTTGCTAACCTATTACCTCCAGCTTATGACCTTAGTAACATCTTCCCTAAGAAGATAACGTGGTTTAGAGGAGTATTATTAGCGACTTTAGTTGGGATTTTAGTTGGAGCATGGAGCTTCTTAGGTAGCGCTTATGGTTTTATGGAGAGTTGGCTACTTACTTATGGTACTGCACTGGGTTCTATAGTAGGTATTAACATAGCTGATTACGTGTTTATCAGGAAATTTGACATTGATGTAGATTCTCTATTTACCACTAGAGGAGTTTATAGGTATCTGAGGGGATTTAACCCATCAGCGTTTCTAGCATTCGGCATCTCGGCATTAATAGGCTATCTTAGCGATCTAGGGATAAAGAACGTAATTACGCTATATATAGGGAGTTTAGGGCCTTTGGTTACTTTACCGTTGAGTATAATTCTATACCTGATTTTCATGAAACTATTTAAGAATTATTGATTTTTTCTATGAATTATAGAGAGGTAAAGAGTCTTAATTGACTCCTTATACTGTGTACCTTAATATATCTATATAATAGAAATACATAGTAATAGGAAATTTATGGTTATTTTATAAACTGTCTATAGTTAAGCATTATTATTGATGGAATTATTACTAAAAGGGACAGTAAGAATACAGCTTCAGGAGAAATGTCTACCCAGAAGTAGAGAGCAATTATGGGAGAAGATATTGATAGTAATGTAGATACAGAATCTATTAACGACATGGATAAATTAGCTGTTTTCGATCTAGAGATTACACTCACCTCCGGTAAATTGTCCATAGCTATAAATAACGTCCCGATAAAATTTATTATTATGAATAAAATTGGAGATCTTGTAAAATAAAGTAAAGCGTAAGTTATACCGGCTAATATTCTTGTTATTGCTAGGGTGTTAATATCCCCTAGTTTATCCGATAAGAACTTTGATGGAAATGCAGCTAAACTTATTCCAATGGTCTCAGTACTAAACATTATTCCTAACTCTAATAGACTACCCTTAATTATCTCAGTGAAGTATAACGGAATATACAAAAAGCTTGTTCCAAAGATAAATCTTATTATAGCTATTAATAACGGTAAGGTTGTAGCATTCTTATCCTCTTTCACTAATTTTATATACGATTTAACATCTACTCTCTTCATATTATTTACCCGTACATCAAATATAATAGATCTTATTCGTAATATAATTAAAATTACGATAATTATAATAATAAATGTTAAAATAAAATCAACTTTGTAACTTTCTTGGGCAATATAAGCGGAAATTAATGGAGCTGCCATAGAGGCCAATGGGACTATTGTAAAATAGATGCTCAACTCGTTCTTACTTAGCCTCCTTCCAATTATGACTCTCATTAACGGTACTCGTACACTAAATCCAATATATACTAAAGTCATTGCAATCAAAATTACTAGAAAAATATCTGATAAAATTAGAAAAACAATACCTATGCTTATTATCATTAATGAAAGCGTTAATAAGTTATAAGGATTAAGGAAATCGGCTAATATACCTATGCTTAAAGTTATAATCCCTTCAACTAAAGTTAAAATTAGATAAATTAATGAAATCTGAAATATAGTAAATTGTAATTGGATTCCTAAGTAAGGTTGTATAATAGTCCCAAATATTCTCACAGCAAAAGCCGCTAAAATAGAAGATAACATATATAATTTAGTTTCTTTATTTAAATTAAAAAAATTTGTTAACTTTAACCACTTTCTCACCTTATAGTATTATACTTAACTTCTTACCTTATATCTTAACTTTCCGAATAACTCCAGCACTTTTATCGTACATATAATGTTACTGTTCTTCACTAAATCTTATCTAGATAACTCAAATTTATTCTATTATATATAACATTAATTTCTATATCTATTTACAAAAATTTGTAAAGCTATCTAGTTAAATAATTATCACAAGTTATTGCATTTCTCCAGATGCTTTTATGTCTAAGCTTGAGTGAATATAATAATACTATTGATACAATCATTAAATATTAGTGTTTTTAAGGCAAAAGAATTGTCAGAGCGTAGTAAAAATAGCTTTTCATTAGTCAAAAATAATATTTATTAGAATTTGACTTTGCCTGGGTTAAATAGATCTTCTTTATCGTATGTCTTCTTATAGTTTACAATCTTACTTACATGCTCTCTCGGTAATCTATCATTTATATACATAGAATGTAAATTGAACGAACTTTCGGAGAACAGTTCTAAGAGTTTGTTGAATCTTTCTCTTCCTTGGACTATGAAGTAAGTATGTCCCTTCCAATCATTCGCAAATTCACTCTCTATTATTGGGTTTATTTCTCTAGTTTTAGTTATCCATTCTGATAACTCCTCTATTGGTATATGATATTGATTATAGTAGATCCCCTTCATTAGC belongs to Stygiolobus caldivivus and includes:
- a CDS encoding urease accessory protein UreD, with the protein product MKGSLEFDENMIKRNGPLNIFSCNTYLVVTNPSEVLAHEDELIVKISGRDLKITDQAYTKILRKSNVKIVVEVTGDKVDYFPHPIIFYNSSRARLYTKVVVRERAKIIEAYILGRKGSMEEFVEGDILAITEVFYGDKLLIYDVFRGDGYYKSRNIMGKEALLTVYEVEDGEYKFNKIITDYQNIDKTWRDLTGIYF
- a CDS encoding MFS transporter → MLSSILAAFAVRIFGTIIQPYLGIQLQFTIFQISLIYLILTLVEGIITLSIGILADFLNPYNLLTLSLMIISIGIVFLILSDIFLVILIAMTLVYIGFSVRVPLMRVIIGRRLSKNELSIYFTIVPLASMAAPLISAYIAQESYKVDFILTFIIIIIVILIILRIRSIIFDVRVNNMKRVDVKSYIKLVKEDKNATTLPLLIAIIRFIFGTSFLYIPLYFTEIIKGSLLELGIMFSTETIGISLAAFPSKFLSDKLGDINTLAITRILAGITYALLYFTRSPILFIIINFIGTLFIAMDNLPEVSVISRSKTANLSMSLIDSVSTLLSISSPIIALYFWVDISPEAVFLLSLLVIIPSIIMLNYRQFIK
- the ureG gene encoding urease accessory protein UreG, with product MMKIGVLGPVGSGKTTLIEFLTEYFVRKFAISVGIITNDVVSNHDAVRVYEELVVTKKVLPKENVVGLVTGGCPHTAIREDPSMNLRALERLTRRVRLDVIFIESGGDNVMSTFSGLLADYTIFVLDTAAGDKYPGKGGLGISESDLLVVNKVDLAPYVGADLEKMKRDAEKVRKGKPTVFVSLKTGEGVESLINVLKEELSIEGILRI
- a CDS encoding nitrite/sulfite reductase, whose protein sequence is MSISFKDKYKLFYPRRYEGIYTSRGDNPLISIRIRQGKGRDPSQWTAEQFEKLVEITRDYGNNKIHLTSRGDVELYGIDMKHLDEILAKLESVGLSPRDSCGASVRNVIPCLSQICPKANVDAEKVAIYISNFFRYNKEYEYPNLPKRVKISISACEVGCAHPVIMDVGIVGKNNGKFDVMVGGGIGEKAFEAKTLFTDVTLDKLLPICVAVANILKRENEKRGFKHIVEKYGEDKIKEMIIKEANDIAPTLPPLKENITVNKFMSVERLLRVKPIGGWLDIQDIPEIVSVMRRNLGYGYLFNTQELYIPITANDYSVKLRAPNEITDTNIWKRSFNVNSCIGNDYCPPALVPTTEMASKVYERLKDEGINIRISFSGCTHSCGKHWVMDLGFGAIANRGDVRLNVVVGGGNKKIGKVIGSIPADKYMEVTDKLVKLVKEGKINLENIDENVLREHLKDVEGFEEIKKI
- a CDS encoding type 1 glutamine amidotransferase — protein: MYVLGILNHPIEGMGNLAEVLNERGFKVKEKMATELKGNEDFDILVIMGGPMGVYEAEKYPFLYTEMELIRKAMREGKKVLGICLGSQLISASLGGSVKKGIFGPEIGISKVKLLPRLGDKEIEVFQWHGDTFTLPPSSELLAYSEKYFQAFNTGQIMALQFHLEVDSKMVSRWVEEYKGDTSLISEVREKEEVLRKNLESIVNWWLGY
- a CDS encoding cytosine permease; this encodes MRDVDSIIVNPEILPVPKEIKKWKAPDYTMAWITMSVGVLTWEYPWFGIFLGIPWYLALSLEFLGNLLTLVPMIIQSHAGAKYGIAEPQVTRSRWGIWGAQLPSIIRAIIGTGWWGINVFIITEIIVGLYLKLSGNLTSVVGPLLKSGQANSFTISLADPSLFWVVFVSVILAEIGILYYSPVLKGQEPLRKMSWVVAPIVMLSLISIFAFEATKYGLSFTLPTTFNASLPTILAYLGGNMASWLTMAISMPDLTRFAVNQRAQIFGQVILPFTYAIFGLFGIIGSGIVYSSTHLLVIDPVLLTLLTAPAPISILLLTPLLIETFAVNTLANLLPPAYDLSNIFPKKITWFRGVLLATLVGILVGAWSFLGSAYGFMESWLLTYGTALGSIVGINIADYVFIRKFDIDVDSLFTTRGVYRYLRGFNPSAFLAFGISALIGYLSDLGIKNVITLYIGSLGPLVTLPLSIILYLIFMKLFKNY
- a CDS encoding urease accessory protein UreF, encoding MLTPRVFQLFDTSLPIGSFNHSFGIEEAYYAGLEVTSFIEDIFQSVILPGDVQLVKLAFSDPYRADQIAYASKLTPELKNATVNLGSSLASLGLCENDFIRKVKNGETYGTYPVVIAVCCKELGIGVDDCMVGLAYSELVQLVYSAVRLKAINFIEGQKLITRLLEKLRIENTEFKPFSPVLDNLSKNHEVREPKVFMS